Proteins encoded within one genomic window of Platichthys flesus chromosome 17, fPlaFle2.1, whole genome shotgun sequence:
- the LOC133972982 gene encoding transcription termination factor 1, mitochondrial encodes MAALPGVRALLNLHQSVTLQHSLRLINVHLRSMCLPGKLCPGPTKTIELKPPGNTENESLLENLNLMGVDVKKARQRQPGVFRKAFTNEQGLAQFLQGKGASRRVIASIVSRYPRAITRSIEHLEQRWDLWRNIFMTDAEIVTILDRSPESFFRSSDNGNLEKNIDFLTSMGLNTKDLHRLLTTAPRTFSNSLELNRQMVEFLEDICAELGGTNPEQFVKAVITRNLYILIRSTKRVKINIDILRSSLKLSDAELLALLQGPVAEILDLSNEYLKNNFNSLQQKMVSLGCRRAHIKNLIISYPMVLYIGPSTLSLKLDCLLKGGITMKQIVEKPKVLDYSTENITGRLEELKRVGYDFQKNGINILDSSRKRFDAKIEKLTGSPEDEILL; translated from the coding sequence ATGGCTGCGTTACCTGGTGTGAGGGCTCTCCTCAACCTCCATCAGTCCGTGACATTGCAGCACAGCTTGAGACTCATTAATGTACATTTGAGGTCAATGTGCCTTCCAGGGAAGCTTTGCCCTGGTCCCACCAAAACGATTGAGCTCAAGCCGCCGGGGAACACAGAGAATGAGTCTCTGCTGGAGAACTTGAACCTCATGGGAGTCGATGTGAAAAAGGCTCGCCAGCGACAGCCCGGAGTGTTTCGGAAAGCTTTCACCAACGAGCAGGGCCTTGCTCAGTTTCTGCAAGGCAAAGGTGCCAGCCGCAGAGTAATCGCCAGCATCGTATCCCGGTACCCCCGCGCTATCACTCGCTCGATTGAACACTTGGAACAGCGCTGGGATCTGTGGAGGAACATCTTTATGACTGATGCGGAAATTGTGACCATCCTGGATCGCTCACCTGAGTCTTTCTTCCGCTCCAGTGATAATGGGAACCTGGAGAAGAACATTGATTTTCTGACATCGATGGGACTGAACACCAAAGACCTCCACCGCCTACTGACAACAGCACCGCGGACATTCTCCAACAGTTTAGAGCTCAACAGGCAGATGGTGGAGTTTCTGGAAGACATCTGTGCAGAGCTGGGTGGGACGAATCCAGAGCAGTTTGTAAAAGCTGTCATAACCAGAAACCTGTACATTCTCATCCGAAGCACAAAGAGAGTCAAGATAAACATTGATATCCTGAGATCATCTCTTAAGCTGAGTGATGCTGAACTGCTGGCTCTTCTGCAAGGCCCTGTAGCGGAAATTCTGGATCTTTCAAACGAGTATCTGAAAAACAATTTTAACAGCCTTCAGCAGAAGATGGTTTCCCTCGGCTGTCGGAGAGCTCACATTAAAAACCTGATCATTAGCTATCCAATGGTACTGTACATTGGGCCGAGCACATTAAGCTTgaaactggactgcctgctgaAAGGGGGAATAACGATGAAACAGATTGTGGAGAAGCCCAAGGTTTTGGACTACAGCACAGAGAACATCACAGGGcgactggaggagctgaagagagTGGGGTATGATTTCCAGAAGAACGGCATCAACATCCTGGACTCCAGCCGAAAGCGGTTTGATGCAAAGATAGAAAAACTTACTGGCTCACCAgaagatgaaatattattatga
- the dus3l gene encoding tRNA-dihydrouridine(47) synthase [NAD(P)(+)]-like produces MEKAVEVTAEKGTTVAVKGEAALRPEFITTKEKFHSYIDSETNGGKATDNGEDEETKETCVQGPEVKKFKPDPEERAKKEVWPDGKRLRGQNKSRPHKKPTTYDEKRLCLSIIQENRECPFGDKCHFYHDVAEYLASKEADIGERCYLYDTFGKCSYGLCCRFAKAHTSPDLQTMENTELIKAREGRNPVKNSLSKDLQIRLRKRSVPFKKSEEYLEALSNNKDKKTEQQGNGEACATKVSADPAGGEQLVSTEAETKLQSSSDKQPPVKTVGPLTDEDIIKLRPCEKKQVDFRDKLYLAPLTTCGNLPFRRVCKRFGVDITCGEMAMCTNLLQGQQSEWALLKRHESEDLFGVQVEGSFPDTMTRCAELINNNTEVDFVDINSGCPIDLVYKKGGGCGLMTRTRKFEQIIKGMSYVLDVPLTVKIRTGVQEKSNMAHKLIPEMKDWGVSMITLHGRSREQRYTKGADWDYITTCSKLASPVPLFGNGDILSYEDAMRAKETGVSGIMIARGALIKPWIFTEIKESRHWDISSSERLDILRDFTNFGLEHWGSDTRGVEKTRTFMLEWLSFMCRYIPVGLLERVPQKINERPPYYLGRNYLESLMASQNAGDWIKISEMLLGPVPNTFNFLPKHKANSYK; encoded by the exons ATGGAGAAAGCCGTGGAGGTCACCGCTGAGAAGGGGACAACGGTAGCTGTAAAGGGCGAAGCGGCCCTCAGACCTGA ATTCATAACAACCAAAGAAAAATTTCACAGCTACATAGACTCCGAGACAAACGGAGGAAAGGCCACTGATAATGGTGAAGATGAGGAGACAAAGGAGACGTGTGTGCAGGGGCCTGAGGTGAAAAAGTTTAAACCCGACCCAGAGGAAAGGGCAAAAAAGGAGGTGTGGCCTGATGGTAAACGCCTTCGAGGTCAAAATAAGTCGAGGCCACACAAGAAGCCGACCACCTATGATGAAAAACGACTGTGTCTCTCCATCATTCAG GAGAACAGGGAGTGTCCCTTTGGAGACAAATGCCACTTTTACCATGACGTCGCAGAGTACCTGGCCTCTAAGGAGGCTGACATCGGGGAACGCTGCTACCTCTATGATACGTTTGGAAAATGTTCCTATGGTCTCTGCTGTCGCTTCGCCAAGGCGCACACATCACCTGACCTTCAAACAATGGAGAACACAGAACTAATTAAGGCTCGCGAAGGCAGGAACCCGGTGAAGAACAGCTTGAGCAAAGACCTCCAGATTCGTCTGAGGAAGCGTTCTGTGCCCTTCAAGAAGTCAGAAGAGTACTTGGAAGCACTTTCGAACAACAAggacaaaaaaacagaacagcaaGGGAATG GTGAAGCGTGTGCAACTAAAGTATCCGCAGATCCAGCAGGAGGGGAGCAGCTCGTCTCTACTGAAGCAGAAACAAAG CTTCAGTCCAGCTCAGATAAACAGCCTCCAGTGAAGACGGTCGGGCCACTGACTGATGAAGATATCATCAAGTTGCGCCCCTGTGAAAAGAAACAG GTGGACTTTCGGGACAAGCTTTACCTTGCTCCTCTTACAACT TGTGGAAATCTGCCTTTCCGTCGTGTGTGCAAGCGTTTTGGCGTAGACATCACCTGTGGGGAGATGGCcatgtgcacaaacctactgcAGGGGCAGCAGTCTGAGTGGGCCCTGCTCAAGAGGCACGAAAGTGAAGATCTTTTCGGCGTCCAG GTGGAGGGCAGCTTCCCCGACACCATGACGAGGTGTGCGGAgctcatcaacaacaacactgaagtCGACTTTGTGGACATTAACTCTGGATGCCCCATCGATCTCGTCTACAAGAAG GGCGGAGGCTGCGGCTTGATGACCCGCACCAGGAAGTTTGAACAGATTATCAAGGGAATGAGTTAT GTGCTTGATGTCCCTTTAACAGTCAAGATCCGCACTGGAGTTCAGGAGAAGAGCAACATGGCACACAAACTCATCCCCGAGATGAAAGATTGGGGCGTCTCCATGATCACG CTGCATGGCCGATCCAGAGAGCAGCGCTACACTAAAGGAGCTGACTGGGACTATATTACCACCTGCTCCAAGCTGGCCAGTCCGGTCCCACTTTTTG GAAATGGAGACATTCTGTCCTATGAAGATGCCATGAGGGCAAAGGAGACTGGAGTTTCTGGTATTATGATTGCAAG GGGTGCTCTGATTAAGCCCTGGATTTTCACTGAGATAAAGGAGAGCAGACACTGGGACATCTCGTCCAGCGAGCGCCTGGACATCCTCAGGGATTTCACCAACTTCGGTCTGGAGCACTGGGGCTCTGACACCCGGGGTGTGGAGAAGACCCGCACCTTCATGTTGGAGTGGCTCTCCTTCATGTGCAG ATATATTCCAGTGGGTCTGTTGGAGAGAGTGCCTCAGAAAATCAACGAGCGACCTCCGTACTACCTGGGCAGAAACTACCTGGAGTCACTGATGGCCAGTCAAAACGCTGGGGATTGGATCAAGATTAG TGAAATGCTCCTCGGACCTGTCCCGAACACCTTCAACTTTCTGCCCAAACATAAAGCCAACTCCTACAAATGA